DNA from Quercus lobata isolate SW786 chromosome 1, ValleyOak3.0 Primary Assembly, whole genome shotgun sequence:
tgaaagAAAGAGTACTAAAATGTCACATTTACTTTGACTGCATAAGTCTTGGCTTATAAGTAGGTTTCAGTtaacttaactggtaaagtctctaatggttgaataagagatctggggttcaattccTGCTTATAttaaaaaccgattggtgtctttgtctaataataaaaagctatcatcaaGAGATGAcaccataaattaaaaatctcaaaaaaaaaaaaaaaaaaagtcttggcTTACTAATGTATCaaccaagaaaataaataaaagtgaaagaAATAGAATCTTGGCTTACTAGATTAGACTATCGGTGTTGGGCCCTGAATTTTCACACACTTATAAATACTATTAATAACAACAAATTGGATCATTGGCTTACGCATAAACAACCATaaacacaaataacaaatgACATTTAAAAGTAATGGTAATTTGATAGTCGGAGAATAGGAAATTTGAATTGTGAATAGGAAAAGGTTTGATTTCAAACATGTTTAGTCTAAGGCTCCAACCACTAATAGAAAAATGACATGTGTCCTATCATGTACAATGTGCATGACTCACTTGGTTGGTTGAGCTAAGTTAGTCATTTACATTGCACATTATTAGGACAAATGTCATCTTCCTATTGGCAATTGAAGCCCAacgctccaaacatgtttggacCAAAACTTTGTACTTCTAAATATCTCTTTTCGAAATACCAGCAAATGTCAACCAGTGAAACTACAAAGGTTTTGACTAAATACAAAACATTAAGATCCTCCCAGATAGAAATGAATTATTTCAtggttaaaattaaatattacaccaaaattttcataatctaGAAGATGGTCTGCATGAGCTTTACAATACTAATTTGGCCCACAGGTTTTGACAATCTACAAAAGCTCTGGCAAGCAAGAGCGAATACTCTAGCCTTCCAGAGCTAGTTCCGCAGAAAAAGTGAAATCCAGTGTAAAACAGGAAGAagtaaaaagaattttataatGCCACTACCTGTACAGAGAATTGAGCAGCTATTTTGCTTGGTCCTAATACCATATGCTTTGATTtaagttgaaataaaaataaatttttttttcatttgaagtGGATCAATGTTGATAATATGATGATTAATGAGtctaattcaaattcaaacacaGATAAAAATAGGCTACCAAATATCATTTCATTAATTCTCTCTACACCATCCGTTACAAATCAATGATTTAAGTAACTGTTGTACATTCTGTGGAGAGGacttgaaataatttttccGAAATTAAATTTCATCGTAATATTGCACAATATTTCATTGGTAATTCATACTTTCGAGTTTCATATTGTtggggagagaaagaaaaagagacctGGATGTTCATGAGTGTAGGTGTCCCATATACTTGGTCCTCTACTATCTTCTTTTGCTGCACCTTCATACTGCAAATTTGAAAGAACGAACATGGGCACATAATAATATTGATCATATGCTTCACATCCCAAgacatttgaaaaataaaaattataatacaaatTAACATAGAGAAAATTGAGACTTAGTTACCTGATAAGACGCTGATGCtgtcccaaaaataaaacctctgGGAAAACTGGTCCTGTTGAATGAAGTGTCATGACTTGATGAAACAGCAATGACATTAATCAATAAGGCAAGAAGAACTAGGAGGCCTAAGTCTGGATATCCTCGAAATGCCATAATTGATTTCGGCTTTTCGTGCAGCACTAGGTATAATCTGCTGGTTTTTATAGAGGAGCATTACGTAATCTAATttatttagaaaagaaaaaaaatagagatgaaaggaaaaaaaatggaaaaggacATGCTAATGTAAGTGATCATAGCTGTCTTTCAATTGATTGTTTGGCATTGTAAGTACCACGTAAATTTATAGATATCCTCTAAATTACAAACTTAGACCATCCACATCAACTAGtgaaaaaattaatctattttagcataaaaaattattttttctgttttatttttaatcatgttttcaaaacactcattttaatttttataattgtctATCTCTTCATACTCTATTAAGATAAAAATTGATTAGAAGGTCTAATCTGTCATCCACTTATCTTTTGTCTTCACTTAACAAAAAACggaaaacaaaacagaaaaacttAGTAAGACTTATTTAAGTAAGCCTAGttttagtatatatttttttggcctCCAAGGCATTCAAGTACATGATTGCCAAAATAAGTCGGAATGCCTTCTCATGCCTTTTTTATTCTCATGCATTCGGCATTACCGTGGGGGCCTAAGGGGGCCcggcccccaaaaaaaaaaaatagtatgtaaaattttcaaaaaaaaaaaggcttgggCCCCCCTTGGTTTTTAGCTTAGGCGCCCCTTACCTCAACCATCCCTGTCCCAGCCGGCCAACCTAGGAGCAAGAGCCCatgaaaaccttaaaaaaaaatgtaaaaagtaaaaaaataaaaagaaagaaaagaaaaccaagcAGAAGACTCCAAAACCAAATGGAAAAGCCAAAaacgaaggaaaaaaagaaaaaataaaagaaaagaaagggagaggTGAGAGACTAAGAGAGTACCATACTCTCTTGCTACCCAGTACGCCGTGACACCGTGACGCCGCTGCCACGCCCACGCGAGAGAGACCCATCTTGCTACTCAGTAGCCATGCCGCCATCAGTTGTCACATACCTAAACCGGAAATGGCCACACCAACCCTGCCATGCGAGATGTTGAGACCTATCTTGCCGCCGTCGCCGGTTGCTCGATCTGCCTAAGCCTAGCCCAGCTTCGTTGCTCTACTGCTCCAGCCTTCATAGTTAACAGGCAATCTATCCTTTCCTTCAAAACCTAATATAATGTTTGTGAATCTCAGATCTAAAATCTATGCTTGTGGACTTatggtgtttgtgtttttactgaTGAGTGATGAACTAATGTTGGTGATTCTGTGATTGTGAATTGAATTCGTGCCTGACGACCCTGATTGCctatggtgttttttttttttttttttttttttttttgtgtggcttTGTGACTCTCTGTGACTCTGTGTTTGTGACTCTCTCTCTTGTATTATatagatgagagagagagagagagagtagagtttGTAAAGATTAGAGAATATATTAGTGTAGTGTTTGTCTATTTGTTCTTTGTTGACTGGTAGTTGGGCAACAATAAGGACaagtgacaaaaataaaaggggGTAAAGTTAAGAAATGTTTTCGTTAGTAGTGCagaataaatttataatgttgGTAGCGGGATTGGGTCCGTGTCTAAAATATGGAGAcaagacaaagacaaagagataaataaaggtaaagaccaaagacaaaagaaaaaaaacaaatcatataatatagaaaattgtcacacaaatttaagaaaattacaGTGATTCACTTGCGCCTATTGTTAACTCATAATGctaaatcaaatatatttataaattcaaaagaagtgagaaatactaaatttataattaaatgcaTCGTACATATTACCTAGATTCTAGTATTTGTCTTTGGTTAGTAACAACAACAGTTTGTgagataatatatatgattcttattttatttgtagatcatgaaaaaatcaattacattgtttgattttttcaaaagaaaagattcaaattcttcctattaggttctaagtacttagaaactaatatattagaactctaatttatattgttggcaaactatgatcaaaataggtttttagtcttgttttagacttgctcaaagtatgtgttttatgtaaagttggaatcgagctactGTAGAATTCATTGTGCAATTCGGtctggctcgatcaatcgagaattagactcgaccgatcgaaagtcgggcagaatgttttttctgcagaattttcaaCTCAGCCTTAAGCCCATATGACgagtagggttttatgttttgccctaagtataaaagggaaaccctagccacgtttttaagGTTGCTCTATTtgctatgtgtgtgaatctcttatgagatctaaaaggtggttgccttcacacatgcttaggattatcaaaaAGGATAtttcattgagagcttgatgatcattcaattgctgcaataaaagcttaaagatatacaagcaggagtgcttgtacttgctggagaatccaagaaagaaggagttcgtggtctcggagctgtcacatggtcgtgtcagtaagttttctactggtgggtagcaataggatgttagtggtctaagttgctattgtaaaacttcgattctttcatagtggattcaagtttaccttaaggataactaggttaaatcctcctcaggtttttaccgttgtggtttcctgggtcatcatatctttgtgttctttatattccgcactttacattgatatgattatatgattgtgttaatctagatctgaaatttggactaagtaatcatttggctaattaactaggttaatccaattgtgttttaaggggtctaaaaacgtacactTCCGAAGTCAATGTAGGATTGCCAACAACTAATGTTGCTATTCCAATTCCAGAAAATGTGGATGTTccaattctagaaaatattCATTCCCCAATTCCAGAAAATGTCAATGTTCCAATCCCAAGAAATATTCATTTCCCAATTCCAGAAAATGCTGATATCCCAATTCCGGAAAATAACCATATCtctcaaacacaatttcaaaaagttgatcTTGATTCTTTGGATTATGATCCTAGAACACGCAAAAAAATATGGGAATATCATGTTAATCAACGTGATGAAATTCGacaagcttacattaaaaaTGGTCCGCACCAACCTCCTCTAGAGACATAcaaaaaaagtggaaagcaTAATCGTAGCTTTCAAGCTCCTTGGTTTGAATATTATTCAACATGGCTTGAATATTCTCCTACGAAAGATGCAGCTTATTGTCTACCCTGCTTTGTCTTTCATAATCCAAATGGGGTTGTGGGACAAAATATATTCACTGTTGGTGGATTTAGAAATTGGAGAAAAGTTGGGGgcaaaaattgttattttcaaGGTCATATAGGAAAAGATCCTAACTCAGCTCATAGACTTGCAGAGAAAATATGTAAGGATTTGATGAACCAATGGTAGCATTTACAAATGGTAGTTAATTATTTCACTACTgaacaaattgcaaataatcGGTTGCAACTAAAGACCTCAATTTTTATTGTCCAACATCTTGCCTTTCAAGCTATAGCTTTTAGAGGTCAAGATGAAAGTTTTAGTTCATCTAATCGTGGGAACTTTTTTGAATCATTGGGTATTGTGACTTTTTGGAATGAAAAGGTTgctaaaataatagaaaaaactcCCAAAAATGCAACCTACACATCACCTAGGATTCAAAAGGAAATTCTACATGTTTTCTTAGCCAAAGTGAAGAAGGCCATTTGGGAAGAAATTGGTGATGCAAAGTTTTGCGTAATGATTGATGAAACTCGTGATGAGTCCATGAAAGAGAAAATGGCTATGGTTTTTGGATATGTAGATGTAGAAGGTTTTGTGAAAGAatgtttttttgggcttattcatGTTGTTGACACTACGGCTTTGACCCTAAAGAAGGGAATATATTCTTTGTTATCTCAACATTGCCtagatatacaaaatatttgagAGCAAGGATATGATGGAGCAAGCAACATGTGAGGTATGTGGAATGGATCacaagctttgattttgaatgattgcCTATATGCTTACTACATCCATTGTTTTGCACATTGCTTACAATTGGCACTAGTAAAAGTATCGAAACAAGTTGTCCCCATTAGTGGGTTTTTTCTTAAATTGCTTTTGGTGATCAAAATTGTTAATGCTTCATGCAAGTGTAATGAGCAATTGAAAGTTGTCAATGCTAATGAAATAGCACGTTTGATTGATCTTAAAGAGCTTAAGACAAGAAATGGACTTAATCAAATTGGCACTTTACAACGACCTGTAGAAACATGTTGGAGTTCACATTTTAGACCAGTTTCTAGCTTATTAAGGATGTTTACTTCAACTGTTGAAGTTTTACtaaatataattgatgatgCAGGTGATGGAGAACATCAGGTAGAAGTAGAGTCAGCTTATGATGGTTTaacttcatttgaatttgtcttcATCTTTCATCTTGAGAAGGAAACTATGGAGATCACTGATAAACTTTGTCAAGCTTTGCACAGCCAATctcaagacattttaaatgCCATGCATTAGGTTCATCTACGAAAGCAAGGTTATCAATTCCGTACCGTACCAGCCGGTACGGCCGGAATATATCGTACCGGCCAGCAATCCGATACGGTCGACCCCCctgtttcgtaccggaaaaaataccaACCGTACCGGCCAATTTTGGGCAATACCGGTcggtacagaaaaaagttttttttttttttttttttaagttttgtaatttttgaatttttgttaggacagaatggtaacttatttgtattaacttattagtattatttgttttcttagtatgcaatggtaatttttaagctttctattttttttttcccttttaattgatactaaagtctaaaaccatgaataattagttctgaattgaaaaaatgttttatggtaaacttttatagttattataatatatatatatatatatatacacacagacacatacatacatacatacatacatacatacatatatatatatttatttatttatttataaatataaaaaatagcgatAAActcgaaacggtacaccggtattgaccggtatccgaaatatatcgtaccggtgaccaaaccggtacggcctccggtacggtattgacatccttatACAAAagcacttatccaaaaatttagagatgatGGATGGGATGACTTACTCACCACTATGATATCATTTTGTGAGAAGCATTGCATTGATGTCCTAGATATGAATGCTTCTTATGTTGGGAGGCAAGGTCGAGCTTGTAATCAATAAGATAACATTACAATTGAGCAtcattatcaaataaatattttttatgctgcAATAGATTCTCAACTACAAGAACTAAATCATCAGTTTAATGAAGATGCAATGGAGTTACTTAGGCTTAGCTCAGCTTTAGAACCTCGAGAGGCATTAAAATCTTTTAGAAGTAGTgatctttttttgttggtaaagaaTTTCTATCCACAAGATTTCATAGATTATGACAATAAGTGTTGGAGaaggagttttatcattttgagCATAATGTAGTCCAGGATccaaagttcaaaaaattgaaaagtttatctGAGTTGTGTAAATGGTTAGTGAGAACTGGAAATTCAGAACACTACAAACTTGTTTATAGAATGGTGAGACTTGTGCTTACTCTTCTAGTTTCTACTGCTACTTCAAAGCAAGCATTTTCAGCTATGAAGATTGTCAAAACTGATCTTcgaaacaaaatggaaaatgattttttgacgGACTCTTTGATGTTATACATTGAAAAGGATGTAGCTTTGACATTTAGTTTGGATTCAATCgtagatgattttgaagatttgaaagagcGTCAAGTTCCCTTTTCATAGATgattgtattaagaaacaatagtgctttgtgtcttttgtttttgttggtagatgactgtatcttaatatattaagaaacaatgatttttgggtatttgtcttggttgatagtttattaatacaatatggatgcatatttgaaaattttcttttcgcTTATCTCcgaccccccccccccgcccccaGCTTGAAATCTTGAGTCCGTCCTTGGGCATACATGAGTACCTTACACCTTCCCACGACATAATTTGACCCCGAACTCGTCTTTGGTGGACATAGATCATTTTTCTTATCCATTGagtcaatcaaataaaaagagtttttatttcttgttttgttttcctttaaaaataaaataaaataagttgtgaCTCCTTCACTCTTCAAAAAccatgatttttaataaaaaatctcaaacacatcttttttttcccccctctaAAAACCCTTCCAAAGGGGCGTTGTCATGTGGCGGGTGTCCACAATTAGCTTGTGAATTTCTTATGTAGCTTACATTTTCAACTTTGGAGTGATCTGAATAAGCTGCATAATTAGCATTATTGTACTTTAGACCTAGAAAATCAAATAATCTATTTACTAGTTAGGATTGCTTTTTTGTGAACTTGGATAATTGGTCACCAAtgagagataaaaaataaaaaatcatttgtttaaaactcataaaataatatcttatttaGCAAGCATTTCTGCATTAGATTCTTGTGCTCCATACAAGTTACATAATTTAAAGAGCgcaaaaatggaaaataaattatcttCAGTTCATTGTTTGGAGACTATCCATTGCTAATAGATAATTCATAATTTGAGCATATTTCATCTACTTCTTGAGGAAATTCTTGAACCAACGGGCAGCATATTTGGGGTATCTTTTATTCTCATTTACGTAGTCTACAAAGTTGATTCTGAATCTAACAGTGTAACCAAAGGACCACTCAAAATTGTCCAATAATGACCATGCAAAGTGATGATGTTCTGAAATTGTTAGTGAGTTGTAGGCTCTAAGTCGCTTCAATGGGTACTTGTGAATAAGAACAAAAGGACCAAACAGAAGGCACCGGTGTGGTACCAGCCAAaaaccctccgaaggtcaagttagtgAATGAGAAGTCTCTATGAACTCTATAGTGAGAGAGTTAGAGAGTTTCTGCGTACTTGAGAAAAGTGGAGGTCTGGTGTTTATATAGCAGCTGGTGGGAACCAAGATCCCTTGAGAGTGGGGATTTTTTCCTTATGGGGAAGATCTGGTTCTAGGGTTTCCGAGATTTTAGGGTGTCTTTCCATATAAGGGAGATATGAATCTGTAGCAGGTCCATCTTGTGTGATTAGCAAGATGTTTCCTTGTGTGAATTTCTATGAGGGTCAAGTAAGTCCATGCCAAACCCGTCGGCTCTCGATTCTCCCTGTCGGCCTTCCATTTGCCTTTCGGATGTTCCGCCTCGTTAGGATTCAATGTGGCCTCATCACTTTTTATGTTGGCACTCTAGTCCCTCCGTCAGGCTGTGAGTTTGAGGAATATTTAACCTCGTCCCCAGAAAGGGAACAGTCTGCTCACTCCCTTGCTGAGGAGGAAGAGGAGTATGAAGAAGATAAGGGGAAGGCTATGAGTGACAAGGATGAGgaaggaaaggaagaaggagaACGCGAGGGGAATTATGAGGGCAACAAAGGGTGTTGACAAGGAAGGGAAACGTCAAGAGGTTGGTGATGGTCCTAGGCCTTTCATCCTTCCCTTTATATGGACGGTGAATGACTTCTACCCAACCATGTCGCCAAATGTTTTTAACAAACTTCGCAATCGTTTCCAAATCCTAGATAGTATTCCCATTTGTCTACCAAGGAAATAAGAAAGGTGTTACTCTGGAAAGATAGTAGACCTCGGtatgtatgatgccatgtttgctACAAGTCTGAGGTTGCCACTGATGGAGTTGCACTGTCAGCTAGCTAACTATCTTGGGTTATCCGTCAGCCAAATAGCCCCAAATGCGTGAAAGATATTCTTAGGGGCCGAGGTGATATGAGGTCAGCTGAGTGGTGGCAATTGTCGCCTTACCCTTGACGATTTCTTCCACTGTTGTAAGCCCCAATAAATTACCTTGTCAAATGGCATTTATCATTTCTTAGCGAGGAAGACGTCGCTTAGGTTGGTGTCAAAAATACCTGATTTGAATAGAAACTGGaagaaaagataattttttgttCAGGAGACAGATTGGGTGTGTAGACTTGAAGAGTGGGATAGCATGCCCGACGGGTTCAATAATACCTAGGGTATTGTTAGGGAGTCAGGTGTGTTGTCtgcccctttttcttttttacgtCATCTACTTCTCctaatacttatatatatttcttgttgTTTCCAGCCCAGATCCGTCCAGAGATTACCGACGAGTAGGAGAGCTTCATTAGGCGCATCTTGGAGATCCCCTTTAagcagaggaagtggaaggatTTAGTTACACTTGATACTATCCACACCTTCTGTGGTGGTCCAATGCCGAAGCCAGAAGCCTGTCGGTTACAAGCCTTCTCCCACTGTCGTAAGTTCTCTTTACTTGCTTACCTGTTGTGCATATCTACTTTTGTTTTACTCTCGtcgtctttatttttttttttttgttcttcagaGATGGATGTAGGAAGGCAGAAAGCATTGGTGAGGAAAGCTGCCGCTATGCGTAAGCAGAAGGAGTAGGCGTTAAGGTTGGCTCCTAATGTGGCCCTAAAGCCACACTTAAGAGAAAGAATGATGCCAAGGAAGACCATCCGTCAAAGAAGGGGACGAGTCAACCGATTGAGGAGCAACAACCGAAGGCTCCATTGCCTCCTCCTCCCCCTGGTCATGGAGCCGGGAAGGGTTTGATGATCAGGAAAGGACTCGTTGCTCCTAACCCCGTCCAAAGGCTAGTCACTCACAAGGATTATGCCGGAAATGGTCACCTCAATCATCAAGGAGACGGACCTAGATCCTTGTAGTGAACACTCTTTGGAGGATTTGGGGGCTTTTAGCCTCTACGACCTATCAAGGGTATGTCCCTATcacttatattttatacttcAAAATATTTCCTCCCGATTTTAACCGTCATGCTTTGTTTAGGCATTGGTGCATATAAAGGCCCTTCAGGATAGGTGTGTGGCCAGTGAAGGGGTGATCTGACAGTACCGCAAATGTCAGGAGATTGAGAAGAAGGAGAGAGCACAATACTCGGAGGCCGTCTGTACCCTCAATTAGGAGTTGACGACCAAGACTAAAGTGTTCACGGAGGAGACCTATTGGCTCGAGGAGGCGAAGAAAGCAAAGACCAACTGACGGAGTTAGCTACTTTTTGTAAGTAGATGGAGAAAGCCAGAGTCGACGCCGTGGCGGAGTTCCATATTTCTCAACCCTTCTTTGATGCGTGTGGCATCTACTATGGTGACGGGTTCAAGGATTGCTTGAAGCAAGTGAAAGCCGCTTATCCCAACCTCAACTTTTCCCAGATCATAATAAACAACACAGTCTTGCCAAAGCCTGGAGGAGATGACACCATCAGCGATGAGACCATTGACTTTGTTCACATGATTGAGCAGGAGGTGAAGGACACCGACGGCGTGGTCATCACCCAACCTACCCCAGACGATCCTGACGTTGTTATGGTCCTGTCTGCTGAGAATTCAACTGTTGCTAAAGGTCTGCCCAGCATGAACCCAACCACTCCTAATGCTCCTCcatcttgatttttcttttcctttgtatttaaggtttttttttttggtagaattaTTTGTAAGACAGTAATTAatgcccccttttttttgggtttttatgtaAAAACATTTACCTGTTTAGGCtacatttactatttttatccaTTGCCCATACTTATATTTTGTCTTCATTTCAATCGTGTATGCCTCTGTTGTAGTGGTACTATTGACATTTCATTCTATCTGTCCACCCTGTAGGTAGGGCTTAACGTAATTTTGGGACCAGGTACCTGTCGATATCCTTAATCCTCCATCCATCCCAAAAGTAggacttaataaaaaattttaagactaGATACCCATTGGTATCCTTGGTTGTCCGTCCACTCCGTAGGTAAGACTtggtaaaatttctaaaaccaaGTACCCGTTGGTATCCTTGGTTGTCCGTCCACCCTGTAGGTAGGACTTGGTAGAATTTCTAAAACTAGGTACTTGTCAATATCCTTGGTCGTTCGTCCGCCCCATAAGTAGGACTTAGCGTGGTTTAGATGGTCCACTGAAGGGTAGAGAGTAGAGCAACATTTCTGATAATGCAACCAAgtcttattaataataaaaatatctaaaaagaAACTCGACATCTTTTGACATTTaacttttgatataaaaatggaaaaacgaaaagaaagagataaaataaGTTGCA
Protein-coding regions in this window:
- the LOC115994366 gene encoding uncharacterized protein LOC115994366, with the translated sequence MVVNYFTTEQIANNRLQLKTSIFIVQHLAFQAIAFRGQDESFSSSNRGNFFESLGIVTFWNEKVAKIIEKTPKNATYTSPRIQKEILHVFLAKVKKAIWEEIGDAKFCVMIDETRDESMKEKMAMVFGYIYKIFESKDMMEQATCECNEQLKVVNANEIARLIDLKELKTRNGLNQIGTLQRPVETCWSSHFRPVSSLLRMFTSTVEVLLNIIDDAGDGEHQVEVESAYDGLTSFEFVFIFHLEKETMEITDKLCQALHSQSQDILNAMH